One window of Microbacterium sp. 1S1 genomic DNA carries:
- the mpaA3 gene encoding MpaA3 family daptide-type RiPP: MQSTSLEFLELEQIDTPLEWWEHASYIIAIIGGAAAIAT, translated from the coding sequence TTGCAGTCCACGTCGCTGGAGTTCCTCGAACTCGAACAGATCGACACGCCGCTCGAGTGGTGGGAGCACGCGAGCTACATCATCGCGATCATCGGCGGAGCCGCCGCCATCGCGACCTGA
- the mpaA2 gene encoding MpaA2 family daptide-type RiPP has protein sequence MTAALPALEFTELEAMDAPGDADDYIRGFAVGVIIGILALT, from the coding sequence ATGACCGCAGCACTGCCGGCGCTCGAGTTCACCGAGCTCGAGGCCATGGACGCGCCGGGCGATGCCGACGACTACATCCGCGGCTTCGCCGTGGGCGTGATCATCGGAATTCTCGCTCTGACCTAG
- the mpaP gene encoding daptide biosynthesis intramembrane metalloprotease, with protein sequence MTTAGLRPMRRRRGRGRDSLTTDSCPSLASGVAFEPTAEGSGWLVSVQGVPSARLSRAVVDLLTAMDGRTAVSALRDRFAPGESDESVLRLMERFRDTGLLDGGASRLPGRVTYRPPFTVQFATLRAATLFARLDRLVAPVPRRAVLVAAAALLGAGIVAAVRHAGELGAVLARPVPLAGFTLVVVALGLATLVHEAAHGLTLTRLGGRPRRAGFMLLYLTPAFFVDVTDGWRLADRRDRVAIALAGPAVHATVAAAAMLVALFLPSSAARETLLLFAASCTVVVLVNLIPFVRFDGYLALMSALDEPNLRGRTVRDGAAFVARLLFGGPRLPRALERWWSVPFGLCCLVAPVVMVLIAVVRTAQLLAGGGPAASLIVFALEAVVAVVGVALLGRALLRVRRSGVSRFRLVGVTAALAAGIVAAGIVIPVPTAAMLGFSVEDDRVVLVQGGPDPGIDIPDGAPVVLSTRGILANEYRGEGTVKARPATESRAPIEALFPVRMPGATVPVTAVAEVAVAGERSALPAAGQARVELGSAPLWQALWAAVSSPLAALTSEEERG encoded by the coding sequence ATGACCACGGCAGGGCTTCGACCCATGCGGCGACGCCGCGGACGAGGGCGGGACTCCCTCACGACGGACTCGTGTCCGTCCCTCGCCTCCGGCGTCGCCTTCGAGCCGACGGCGGAGGGCTCCGGGTGGCTCGTCAGCGTTCAGGGCGTACCGTCCGCGCGGCTGTCCCGTGCTGTGGTCGATCTGCTGACGGCGATGGACGGACGCACAGCGGTCTCTGCGCTGCGGGACCGTTTCGCGCCGGGGGAGAGCGACGAGAGCGTGCTGCGACTGATGGAGCGCTTCCGCGACACCGGGCTCCTGGACGGGGGCGCGTCTCGGCTGCCCGGCCGGGTCACCTATCGGCCGCCGTTCACCGTGCAGTTCGCGACGCTCCGCGCTGCGACGCTCTTCGCCCGCCTCGACCGCCTGGTGGCCCCCGTGCCGCGTCGCGCGGTGCTCGTTGCCGCCGCCGCGCTGCTCGGTGCCGGGATCGTCGCCGCGGTCCGGCACGCCGGCGAGCTGGGCGCCGTGCTCGCTCGTCCCGTCCCGCTCGCCGGGTTCACGCTCGTGGTCGTGGCGCTCGGGCTCGCGACCCTGGTCCACGAGGCCGCGCACGGCCTCACCCTCACCCGGCTGGGGGGACGGCCGCGGCGCGCGGGGTTCATGCTCCTGTACCTCACGCCCGCCTTCTTCGTCGATGTGACGGACGGCTGGCGGCTCGCCGACCGTCGGGATCGTGTGGCGATCGCGCTGGCGGGCCCCGCCGTCCACGCCACGGTGGCGGCGGCGGCGATGCTCGTTGCTCTCTTCTTGCCGTCGTCGGCGGCCCGCGAGACACTGCTGCTCTTCGCGGCCTCGTGCACGGTCGTCGTGCTCGTGAACCTCATCCCCTTCGTGCGCTTCGACGGATACCTCGCGCTGATGAGCGCCCTGGACGAACCGAATCTCCGGGGGAGGACGGTCCGCGACGGTGCGGCCTTCGTCGCCCGCCTTCTCTTCGGGGGGCCGCGGCTGCCCCGGGCGCTGGAGCGGTGGTGGAGCGTGCCCTTCGGTCTCTGCTGCCTGGTGGCCCCGGTCGTCATGGTGCTGATCGCGGTCGTCCGGACCGCGCAGCTGCTCGCCGGAGGCGGGCCGGCGGCGAGTCTCATCGTGTTCGCCCTGGAGGCCGTCGTGGCCGTGGTGGGCGTGGCACTCCTGGGGCGCGCTCTGCTCCGCGTGCGACGATCCGGTGTCTCCCGATTCCGTCTCGTCGGGGTGACCGCCGCGCTCGCGGCCGGGATCGTGGCCGCCGGCATCGTCATCCCGGTCCCCACGGCCGCGATGCTGGGGTTCTCGGTGGAGGACGACCGGGTGGTCCTCGTGCAGGGCGGACCGGACCCCGGCATCGACATCCCGGACGGTGCCCCCGTCGTCCTCTCGACGCGGGGCATCCTCGCGAACGAGTACCGGGGCGAGGGAACGGTCAAAGCTCGCCCCGCGACGGAGAGCAGGGCGCCGATCGAGGCGCTCTTCCCGGTCAGGATGCCCGGGGCGACGGTCCCGGTGACGGCCGTCGCGGAGGTGGCGGTGGCCGGGGAGCGGAGCGCCCTTCCGGCAGCTGGGCAAGCGCGCGTGGAGCTCGGCTCGGCGCCGCTCTGGCAGGCGCTCTGGGCGGCGGTCTCGTCGCCGCTGGCAGCTCTCACGAGCGAGGAGGAGAGAGGATGA
- the mpaM gene encoding daptide-type RiPP biosynthesis methyltransferase, giving the protein MTSLITETVAARLDLVGATARAQDLYVGAGTDFYDRLVGPDRVEIREVLALARTVPGPVLDLAAGSGRLTIPLARSGHRVTAVDLSADMLARLRGAVPHGATVECVMADMRDLALGEHFGLVVLGATSITLLDREGRARLYAGVRRHLASAGVFALTIADGASADSLAVATDREIMVPGNAGDEPYLFAQQIEDDGAVRVVNWLRLADIAPRAEVPVLTSRLHVLNPGLLSEELVAAGFLAPEMSPVRTPVGMQLLLLTTRHVGAGRGGR; this is encoded by the coding sequence ATGACATCCTTGATCACCGAGACCGTGGCTGCGCGGCTCGACCTGGTCGGCGCGACCGCCAGGGCACAGGACCTCTACGTCGGGGCCGGCACCGACTTCTACGACCGGCTCGTCGGTCCGGACCGCGTGGAGATCCGCGAGGTCCTGGCGCTCGCGCGCACGGTCCCCGGGCCCGTCCTCGACCTCGCCGCGGGAAGCGGCCGCTTGACGATCCCCCTCGCACGCTCCGGACACCGGGTCACGGCGGTCGATCTCTCGGCCGACATGCTCGCGCGCCTCCGCGGCGCCGTGCCGCACGGGGCGACGGTCGAGTGTGTCATGGCGGACATGCGCGACCTCGCGCTCGGCGAGCACTTCGGTCTCGTCGTCCTCGGGGCGACCTCCATCACCCTCCTCGATCGCGAAGGCCGGGCGCGTCTCTACGCGGGCGTTCGCCGTCATCTCGCCTCCGCCGGCGTCTTCGCCCTCACCATCGCGGACGGTGCGTCGGCGGACTCCCTCGCCGTCGCGACCGACCGCGAGATCATGGTCCCAGGAAACGCCGGCGACGAGCCCTACCTCTTCGCGCAGCAGATCGAAGACGACGGTGCCGTGCGGGTGGTGAACTGGCTCCGCCTCGCGGACATCGCGCCGCGCGCGGAGGTGCCCGTCCTCACGAGTCGCCTGCACGTGCTGAACCCTGGACTCCTCTCCGAAGAACTCGTCGCGGCCGGTTTCCTGGCGCCCGAGATGTCTCCGGTGCGGACGCCCGTCGGCATGCAGCTCCTGCTCCTCACGACCCGCCATGTCGGTGCGGGAAGAGGTGGGCGATGA
- the mpaA1 gene encoding MpaA1 family daptide-type RiPP: MTESTEMSIRFQELDPMEAPSWDSFYQGVISALVLIGIGAAAAT; encoded by the coding sequence ATGACCGAAAGCACGGAGATGAGCATCCGGTTCCAGGAGCTCGACCCGATGGAGGCCCCCAGCTGGGACAGCTTCTACCAGGGCGTGATCAGCGCGCTGGTCCTCATCGGGATCGGCGCGGCAGCCGCCACGTGA